A genomic region of Exiguobacterium sp. Helios contains the following coding sequences:
- the tuf gene encoding elongation factor Tu — translation MGKEKFDRSKPHVNVGTIGHVDHGKTTLTAAISAVLAKAQGKAATKFDQIDGAPEERERGITIATAHIEYETEKRHYAHVDCPGHADYVKNMITGAAQMDGAILVVSATDGPMPQTREHILLSRQVGVPFIVVFMNKVDMVDDEELLELVEMEIRELLSEYDFPGDDLPVIQGSALGALNGEAKWEEKIMELMTAVDEYIPEPTRDTEKDFMMPVEDVFSITGRGTVATGRVERGVLKVNDEVEIVGLHEETKKSVCTGVEMFRKLLDYAEAGDNIGALLRGVSRDDIERGQVLAKPNTITPHKTFKAQVYILSKEEGGRHTPFFGNYRPQFYFRTTDVTGMCQLPEGTEMVMPGDNIELTVELIAPIALEKETRFSIREGGRTVGAGSVTEIVE, via the coding sequence ATGGGTAAAGAAAAATTCGACCGTTCTAAACCGCACGTTAACGTTGGTACAATTGGCCACGTCGACCACGGTAAAACAACTTTAACAGCAGCTATCTCAGCTGTACTTGCAAAAGCACAAGGTAAAGCTGCAACTAAGTTTGACCAAATCGATGGTGCTCCAGAAGAGCGCGAGCGCGGTATCACTATCGCAACAGCTCACATCGAGTACGAAACAGAAAAACGCCACTATGCACACGTTGACTGCCCAGGTCACGCTGACTATGTTAAAAACATGATCACTGGTGCTGCACAAATGGACGGCGCGATCCTCGTTGTTTCTGCAACTGATGGTCCAATGCCACAAACACGTGAGCACATCCTGCTTTCACGTCAAGTAGGTGTTCCTTTCATCGTAGTATTCATGAACAAAGTCGACATGGTTGACGACGAAGAGCTTCTTGAACTCGTTGAAATGGAAATCCGCGAACTTCTTTCTGAGTACGACTTCCCAGGCGATGACCTCCCAGTTATCCAAGGATCTGCTCTCGGCGCGCTTAACGGCGAAGCTAAATGGGAAGAAAAAATCATGGAACTCATGACAGCTGTTGATGAGTACATCCCTGAGCCAACTCGTGACACTGAAAAAGACTTCATGATGCCAGTTGAGGATGTTTTCTCAATCACTGGTCGTGGTACAGTAGCTACTGGCCGCGTTGAGCGTGGAGTTCTTAAAGTCAACGACGAAGTTGAAATCGTTGGTCTTCACGAAGAAACTAAAAAATCAGTATGTACTGGTGTAGAGATGTTCCGTAAGCTTCTTGACTATGCTGAAGCTGGCGACAACATCGGAGCACTTCTCCGTGGTGTATCACGTGATGACATCGAGCGTGGACAAGTTCTCGCGAAACCAAACACAATCACACCGCACAAAACTTTCAAAGCGCAAGTTTACATCCTTTCAAAAGAAGAGGGTGGCCGTCACACGCCATTCTTCGGTAACTACCGTCCACAGTTCTACTTCCGTACAACTGACGTAACTGGTATGTGCCAACTTCCTGAAGGAACTGAAATGGTAATGCCTGGGGACAACATCGAATTGACTGTTGAACTCATCGCGCCAATCGCTCTTGAAAAAGAAACTCGTTTCTCAATCCGTGAAGGTGGCCGTACAGTAGGCGCTGGATCAGTAACAGAAATCGTTGAGTAA
- the rplD gene encoding 50S ribosomal protein L4 codes for MPKVALLNQTGTQVGDIELADAVFGIEPNEAVVYDAIVMQQASRRQGTHDTKGRSEVRGGGRKPWKQKGTGRARQGSIRSPQWVGGGTVFGPTPRSYAYKLPKKVRRLALRSALSSKVANNEFIVLEGLTIDAPKTKDMISVFAALSIERKVLVVTADYNETVVLSTRNIPGVTVVDAAGVNVLDLVAHDKVIFTKDAVARVEEVLA; via the coding sequence ATGCCTAAAGTAGCTTTGCTTAACCAAACAGGTACACAAGTTGGAGACATCGAGTTGGCAGATGCCGTTTTCGGAATCGAGCCAAACGAAGCAGTCGTATACGATGCAATCGTCATGCAACAAGCTTCACGTCGCCAAGGTACACATGATACAAAAGGTCGCTCGGAAGTTCGCGGTGGCGGCCGTAAACCATGGAAACAAAAAGGTACTGGTCGTGCACGCCAAGGTTCGATCCGTTCGCCACAATGGGTTGGCGGTGGAACAGTCTTCGGTCCAACACCACGTTCGTACGCTTATAAACTTCCTAAAAAGGTTCGTCGTCTCGCATTACGTTCAGCACTTTCTTCGAAAGTCGCTAACAACGAGTTCATCGTTCTTGAAGGATTGACAATCGATGCTCCGAAAACGAAAGATATGATTTCGGTCTTCGCTGCTCTTTCAATCGAACGTAAAGTCCTCGTCGTTACTGCTGATTACAACGAGACAGTCGTTCTTTCAACACGCAACATTCCTGGTGTCACAGTCGTTGACGCTGCTGGAGTAAACGTCCTTGATCTTGTCGCACACGACAAAGTCATCTTCACGAAGGATGCTGTTGCGAGAGTAGAGGAGGTGCTTGCATAA
- the rplC gene encoding 50S ribosomal protein L3: MAKGILGTKLGMTQIFNESGEVVPVTVVSVEGNVVLQLKTMEVDGYEAVQLGFGDIKEGRQNKPQKGHAAKASATPKRFIKEIRTSVTDFEIGQEIKADTFAAGEMVDVTGTSKGKGFAGAIKRHNQSRGPMAHGSRYHRRPGSMGPVAPNRVFKGKLLPGRMGGEQVTVQNLEIVKVDVERGLLLVKGAIPGARKSQVVVKTAVKGN; encoded by the coding sequence ATGGCTAAAGGAATCTTAGGAACTAAACTCGGTATGACACAAATCTTCAACGAGTCAGGCGAAGTAGTACCAGTTACTGTTGTTTCAGTAGAGGGTAACGTTGTTCTTCAATTGAAGACAATGGAAGTGGACGGTTACGAAGCAGTCCAACTCGGCTTTGGTGATATCAAAGAAGGTCGTCAAAACAAACCGCAAAAAGGTCACGCAGCGAAAGCTAGTGCGACACCTAAGCGCTTCATTAAAGAAATCCGTACATCTGTAACAGATTTCGAAATCGGTCAAGAGATTAAAGCAGATACTTTCGCTGCAGGCGAAATGGTTGATGTAACAGGTACGTCGAAAGGTAAAGGTTTCGCTGGAGCAATCAAGCGTCACAACCAATCACGTGGTCCAATGGCTCACGGTTCGCGTTACCACCGTCGCCCAGGTTCAATGGGTCCTGTCGCTCCAAACCGTGTATTCAAAGGGAAATTGCTCCCAGGACGCATGGGTGGAGAGCAAGTCACTGTTCAAAACCTTGAAATCGTAAAAGTTGATGTAGAACGCGGCTTACTCCTCGTCAAGGGTGCTATCCCAGGCGCACGTAAGAGCCAAGTTGTCGTCAAAACTGCGGTAAAAGGCAACTAA
- the rplW gene encoding 50S ribosomal protein L23 produces MANAHDIIKRPVITERSVNQMAEKKYTFEVDVKASKPQIKDAVEAIFGVKVEKINTLISKPKAKRVGRHAGYTARRKKAVVTLTADSKELDYLG; encoded by the coding sequence ATGGCAAACGCACACGACATTATCAAACGTCCTGTAATTACTGAACGCTCAGTGAACCAAATGGCTGAGAAAAAGTACACGTTCGAAGTAGACGTAAAGGCATCTAAGCCACAAATCAAAGATGCAGTTGAAGCGATCTTCGGCGTTAAAGTTGAAAAAATCAACACACTTATCTCAAAACCAAAAGCAAAACGCGTAGGTCGTCACGCTGGTTACACAGCACGCCGCAAAAAAGCGGTCGTCACGCTTACTGCAGATAGCAAAGAACTCGATTACCTCGGTTAA
- the rpsS gene encoding 30S ribosomal protein S19: MGRSLKKGPFADHHLLAKVDKANEAGDKHVIKTWSRRSTIFPEFIGHTIAVYDGRKHVPVYVTEDMVGHKLGEFAPTRSYKGHAGNDKKTKR; encoded by the coding sequence ATGGGTCGCAGCTTGAAAAAAGGTCCATTTGCAGATCACCATTTGCTCGCTAAGGTTGATAAAGCCAACGAAGCTGGTGACAAGCATGTTATCAAAACTTGGTCACGCCGTTCTACAATCTTCCCAGAGTTCATCGGTCACACGATCGCTGTCTACGATGGTCGTAAACACGTACCGGTTTACGTGACAGAAGATATGGTCGGTCACAAACTTGGTGAATTCGCGCCAACACGTTCTTACAAAGGACATGCTGGAAACGATAAGAAGACTAAACGTTAA
- the rpsJ gene encoding 30S ribosomal protein S10 — MANEKIRIRLKAYDHRVLDQSAEKIVETAKRSGATVSGPIPLPTEKAIYTVLRAVHKYKDAREQFEMRTHKRLIDIVNPTPKTVDALMRLELPSGVDIEIKL; from the coding sequence ATGGCAAATGAAAAAATTCGGATCCGTTTGAAAGCATACGATCACCGCGTGCTTGATCAATCGGCTGAGAAAATTGTCGAAACAGCAAAACGTTCTGGTGCTACTGTATCTGGTCCGATCCCACTCCCAACGGAGAAAGCGATCTACACAGTACTTCGTGCCGTTCACAAGTACAAAGATGCTCGTGAGCAGTTCGAAATGCGTACACACAAACGTTTGATCGACATCGTTAACCCAACACCGAAAACAGTTGATGCGCTTATGCGTCTTGAACTTCCATCGGGCGTTGACATCGAAATCAAACTTTAA
- the rplB gene encoding 50S ribosomal protein L2, whose translation MGIKKFKPTTNGRRNMTALDFAEITASRPEKSLTEKLSKKGGRNNQGRLTVRHQGGGHKRKYRIIDFKRNKDGIAGRIATIEYDPNRSANIALVHYIDGEKRYILAPKGLKVDMQVMSGVEADIKVGNALPLSNIPVGTLIHNIELKPGKGGQLVRSAGTSAQLLGKDGKYAIVRLQSGETRMILATCRATVGAVGNEEHELVNIGKAGRSRWLGKRPTVRGSVMNPVDHPHGGGEGRAPIGRSGPLTPWGKPALGYKTRKKNKASDKYIVRRSKK comes from the coding sequence ATGGGAATTAAAAAGTTTAAACCGACCACTAACGGTCGTCGTAATATGACTGCGCTTGACTTTGCTGAGATTACGGCTTCACGTCCTGAAAAATCGTTAACTGAAAAGCTTTCGAAAAAGGGCGGACGTAACAACCAAGGTCGCTTGACAGTACGTCACCAAGGTGGCGGACACAAACGTAAATACCGTATCATCGACTTCAAACGGAACAAGGATGGCATCGCTGGCCGTATCGCTACAATCGAGTACGATCCGAACCGCTCTGCAAACATCGCTCTTGTCCACTACATCGATGGTGAAAAACGCTACATCCTCGCACCTAAAGGATTGAAAGTTGACATGCAAGTCATGTCAGGAGTTGAGGCTGACATTAAAGTCGGTAACGCTCTTCCACTTTCAAACATCCCAGTTGGTACATTGATCCACAACATCGAACTTAAGCCAGGTAAAGGTGGTCAGCTCGTTCGTTCAGCTGGTACTTCTGCTCAGCTTCTCGGTAAAGATGGTAAATACGCGATCGTTCGTCTCCAATCAGGCGAAACACGTATGATCCTTGCTACTTGCCGTGCAACAGTCGGCGCTGTCGGTAATGAAGAGCACGAGCTCGTCAATATCGGTAAAGCTGGTCGTTCACGCTGGCTCGGAAAACGTCCTACAGTTCGTGGTTCTGTAATGAACCCAGTTGATCACCCACACGGTGGTGGTGAAGGACGTGCTCCAATCGGTCGTTCGGGCCCACTTACTCCTTGGGGTAAACCGGCACTCGGATACAAAACTCGTAAGAAAAACAAAGCGAGCGATAAATATATCGTCCGTCGTTCTAAAAAATAA